One window of Serinus canaria isolate serCan28SL12 chromosome 3, serCan2020, whole genome shotgun sequence genomic DNA carries:
- the PKIB gene encoding cAMP-dependent protein kinase inhibitor beta, producing the protein MTDVEPVVTDFASSGRSGRRNALPDILGSPAGAGTSDLPHKLAELSVSEDAGAEGGEVSSSKALLESQEAEGKRNDS; encoded by the exons ATGACTGATGTAGAGCCTGTGGTCACAGATTTTGCCTCATCAGGAAGGTCAGGCCGCCGAAACGCCTTACCAGACATCCTGGGCtctcctgctggtgctgggactTCAGACTTGCCACACAAACTGGCTGAGCTCTCTGTTTCAGAAG atgcaggagcagagggtggAGAAGTGTCATCATCCAAAGCCTTGCTGGAAAGTCAAGAGGCGGAAGGAAAACGCAATGATTCCTAA